One Leptospira fletcheri genomic window carries:
- a CDS encoding response regulator transcription factor — protein sequence MHILVIEDDVRVSELIKRGLEEEGFSISTAYDGEMASKIAVQNDFDLIIADIILPKMNGIELCKIIRNSKPEIPIIMLTALGTTDDKVEGFDAGADDYLVKPFDFRELLARIKALLKRNQAPLKYPGDLLKYSDLEMDLKTKIVRRGGKEIDLTPKEFKFLEFLMRNPDRVLSRAEISEKVWETSFDTGTNFIDVYVNYLRKKIDNDFEAKLIHTKPGMGFIFKEG from the coding sequence ATGCATATATTGGTAATAGAAGACGACGTTCGAGTCTCCGAACTGATCAAACGCGGACTGGAAGAAGAAGGCTTCTCCATATCCACGGCGTACGACGGAGAGATGGCGAGCAAAATCGCCGTACAAAACGACTTCGACCTGATCATCGCAGACATCATACTTCCGAAGATGAACGGAATCGAGTTATGCAAAATCATTCGAAATTCCAAGCCGGAGATTCCGATCATTATGCTCACCGCTTTGGGAACTACGGACGACAAGGTGGAAGGGTTCGATGCCGGAGCGGATGACTATCTGGTAAAGCCCTTCGATTTTCGGGAACTTCTGGCGAGAATCAAGGCGCTTCTAAAAAGAAACCAAGCCCCCCTAAAATATCCGGGAGATCTATTGAAGTATTCGGATCTGGAAATGGACCTAAAAACCAAAATCGTCCGCCGGGGAGGCAAAGAGATAGATCTTACCCCGAAGGAGTTCAAATTTCTCGAATTTCTGATGAGGAACCCGGATAGAGTCCTTTCCCGAGCCGAAATTTCCGAAAAAGTCTGGGAAACCTCCTTCGATACTGGTACGAATTTTATAGACGTTTACGTGAACTATCTTAGAAAAAAGATAGATAACGATTTTGAAGCGAAGCTCATACATACCAAACCGGGAATGGGATTCATCTTCAAAGAAGGCTGA
- a CDS encoding ATP-binding protein yields the protein MKLRNKLTLIFSSIVAVLLLGFAVSIYITYSEDREEEFYKRLKQLGMTKADLLIGAKINPQSLQLIYASAPNSYFQDEVAIYDKDFNLLYHDSSDNDKVKESKEMFERILKEKEIHFYTNSIQAVGFVYHHSGSDYIITAAAVDGYGLAILKKFKYKLAFGFLICVSLTFLAGKIFSIQALRPVTDLVTKTEEITAKNLDLRVNEGNGKDEISKLARTLNRMLDRLEKSFESQKHFVSHISHELRTPLSALITELEISKNKDRGVREYKQTISSALEDAKKIVRLINGLLDLAKANYDSSEIGFKSLRLDEILLDARQELIKQNANYSLNLHFASDFGDDLNFISILGNEYLLKVAFSNLMENGCKFSENKQSTVSINRFKEKTILTFTDNGVGIKESEIPKIFDSFYRGFNSNFASGNGIGLALVSRIVQLHGGTIAVKSEEGSGSSFIVELPHR from the coding sequence GTGAAACTTAGGAATAAACTGACCCTGATTTTCTCCTCCATAGTGGCGGTTCTTCTGCTCGGCTTCGCGGTCTCCATCTATATCACGTATTCCGAAGATAGAGAGGAGGAATTTTACAAAAGACTAAAACAACTCGGAATGACCAAGGCGGATCTGCTCATCGGGGCCAAGATCAACCCGCAGTCGTTGCAGTTGATCTACGCGAGCGCTCCGAACTCCTATTTTCAGGACGAGGTCGCGATCTACGACAAAGATTTCAACCTTCTCTATCACGACTCTTCCGATAACGACAAAGTCAAAGAGTCCAAGGAAATGTTCGAACGGATTCTCAAGGAAAAGGAAATCCATTTTTACACGAATTCCATCCAGGCCGTAGGATTCGTATACCATCACAGCGGGTCGGACTATATAATCACCGCAGCAGCGGTGGACGGATACGGATTGGCCATCCTGAAAAAGTTCAAATACAAGCTCGCATTCGGATTCCTGATCTGCGTCTCCCTCACCTTCCTGGCGGGCAAGATATTCTCCATCCAGGCTCTTCGGCCGGTTACGGATCTAGTCACGAAAACCGAAGAGATCACCGCAAAAAACTTGGACCTCCGCGTAAACGAAGGAAACGGAAAGGATGAGATTTCCAAACTCGCAAGAACATTGAACAGGATGCTGGATCGATTGGAAAAATCCTTCGAATCGCAAAAACATTTCGTTTCTCATATATCGCACGAGCTGAGGACTCCGCTATCCGCTTTGATCACCGAGTTGGAAATATCCAAGAATAAGGACAGAGGCGTGAGAGAATACAAGCAAACGATCTCTTCGGCGCTGGAAGATGCCAAAAAGATCGTTCGCTTAATCAACGGACTGTTGGATTTGGCCAAGGCCAATTACGATTCGTCCGAAATCGGGTTCAAATCCCTACGCCTGGACGAAATCCTCTTGGACGCGCGACAGGAATTGATCAAACAAAACGCCAATTACAGTTTGAACCTACATTTCGCGAGCGATTTCGGAGACGACCTGAACTTCATATCCATTTTGGGAAACGAGTATCTTTTAAAAGTGGCCTTTTCCAATCTAATGGAAAACGGATGCAAATTCTCCGAAAACAAACAATCGACGGTTTCGATAAACCGGTTTAAGGAAAAAACGATTCTTACTTTTACGGACAACGGGGTCGGAATCAAAGAATCCGAGATTCCGAAAATCTTCGATTCGTTTTATAGAGGCTTTAATTCCAATTTCGCTTCGGGTAACGGAATAGGATTGGCTTTAGTGAGTCGGATCGTGCAATTGCACGGAGGAACGATCGCGGTAAAATCCGAGGAAGGCTCGGGCTCTTCTTTTATCGTGGAACTTCCGC